A portion of the Girardinichthys multiradiatus isolate DD_20200921_A chromosome 23, DD_fGirMul_XY1, whole genome shotgun sequence genome contains these proteins:
- the npas4a gene encoding neuronal PAS domain-containing protein 4A gives MYRSTKGASKARRDQINAEIRNLKDLLPISDADKARLSYLHIMSLACMYTRKSVFFTQEAGSVGSLEESAAFLSFHELSVLMEALPGFLMLLTGEGKLLYLSDSVSEHLGHSMVDLVAQGDSVYDIIDAADHFIMRTKLSVSTSLETDRLFRCRFNTSKSVRRQSAGNKLVLIRARCLASPSTAPTASSYWTTNPVWVCFCTPLEPQPTRSGSGAERDPASAPPLAETNLFLACFHSQHGRDMRLQVAQDSISTYLGYDVTALCSRSWYSLLHPQDLSHASAQHRSLLREGGEGRAEMVVRVQAQDLSWVWLYMVLQLQHGDIPISSNNYIISDSEAWSVRQQLSSEQTQLTLVLSAGTSQQEGLSLQSPETLSSPDQVFTPGSSGLSAQSFDFSTAGCSVGSSDEPGSSITEPMQLEGDPRSSISSLEEESFFQQHPTETPSAASSPTPVTVETVADLDFLTQNILLPPSFQLDLPLPALPLPLPPVPTSQAQQTKEFVCTPPYTPQVGGTSFQFSEPLFSFDPTGTTTPPPSATTATATTSLAPSASSTAPPTTASSPTPPTTLSTKLPLALPILSTDLLFPVETCSGSLYEKLPPTPDSPGDGDCTVMTLPEVRGPLYVDVPLGPLQFPPEGLLTPEASPGKHPCLSFFSVEREKERAEISLLAQHISSLAEGFYMDPLLSKLSPPSLSPSSSPPSPFLSPAIEPADQVQMLREFYPIKTWRGLDIPIFLDDDESLFEESILETLLQDDFAPPQTPNLSALSPLKSPMSDPSSPTSPQTPVCWHQPSQFEGVGHICSVQSAQSNSMAGCGATVAAEAGVKVDGEGLAEEAMEIEVVSSPVSSCSSIPASPPLLLTASPSPTTSMPVALPTPAVSCTQSLLEELAVLEPMFGAGASIAPGLGQQPELYQLQCHPSPQCFHKDGSGSVPPF, from the exons ATGTACCGCTCAACCAAAGGTGCGTCCAAGGCGCGACGGGACCAGATCAACGCCGAGATCCGAAACCTGAAGGACCTGTTGCCCATCTCTGATGCAGATAAAGCGCGGCTCTCGTACCTGCACATCATGTCCCTGGCCTGCATGTACACCAGGAAGTCCGTCTTCTTTACTCAAG AGGCTGGATCTGTTGGTAGTCTTGAGGAGAGCGCAGCGTTTCTGTCTTTTCATGAGCTATCGGTGCTGATGGAGGCACTGCCGGGCTTCCTGATGCTGCTTACTGGAGAAGGGAAGCTGCTCTACCTGTCTGACAGCGTCTCAGAACACCTCGGACACTCCATG GTGGATCTTGTGGCACAAGGTGACAGTGTTTATGATATCATCGATGCTGCAGATCACTTCATCATGAGGACCAAGCTGTCTGTTTCTACATCACTTGAGACGG ACCGTCTCTTCCGCTGCCGTTTCAACACCTCCAAGTCTGTGCGGAGGCAGAGTGCCGGAAATAAGCTGGTTCTGATCCGAGCTCGCTGCCTCGCATCCCCTTCTACTGCCCCCACCGCCAGCTCCTACTGGACCACCAAccctgtgtgggtgtgtttctGCACCCCCCTGGAACCTCAGCCTACTCGATCTGGGTCTGGGGCAGAGAGGGACCCGGCCTCTGCCCCTCCCCTGGCTGAGACCAACTTGTTCCTGGCTTGCTTCCACTCCCAGCATGGCCGTGATATGAGGCTGCAGGTGGCACAGGACAG CATAAGCACATATCTGGGCTATGATGTGACAGCTTTATGCTCCCGCTCCTGGTACAGCCTTCTCCACCCACAGGATCTGTCACACGCCTCTGCTCAGCACCGCAGCCTAT TGAGAGAAGGTGGagagggcagagctgaaatGGTGGTTCGTGTTCAGGCTCAAGACCTGTCCTGGGTTTGGCTCTACATGGTGCTTCAGCTGCAGCATGGAGACATTCCCATTAGCAGCAACAACTACATCATCAG TGACTCTGAAGCCTGGTCGGTGCGTCAGCAGCTCAGCTCAGAGCAGACTCAGCTGACCCTGGTTCTGAGTGCTGGTACATCTCAGCAGGAGGGTTTGAGTTTGCAGTCTCCAGAGACCCTCTCCAGCCCAGACCAGGTGTTCACACCAGGTAGCAGCGGCCTGTCAGCCCAGTCCTTTGACTTCAGCACTGCAGGCTGCAGCGTTGGCTCCTCTGATGAACCGGGGAGCTCCATCACTGAGCCCATGCAGCTGGAAGGAGACCCTCGCTCCAGTATCTCTTCTCTGGAGGAGGAAAGCTTCTTTCAGCAGCATCCAACTGAAACCCCTTCAGCTGCTTCTTCACCCACTCCAGTCACCGTTGAAACAGTAGCAGATTTAGACTTTTTAACTCAGAACATTCTCCTTCCTCCCTCCTTCCAGCTCGACCTCCCACTCCCAGCTCTCCCCCTGCCTCTCCCCCCTGTACCCACCTCACAAGCTCAGCAGACCAAAGAGTTTGTGTGCACTCCCCCTTACACCCCTCAGGTTGGGGGAACCAGCTTCCAGTTCAGTGAACCCCTCTTTAGCTTTGACCCAACTGGTACCACCACTCCACCCCCCTCAGCAACAACTGCCACTGCCACCACCTCCTTGGCCCCCTCGGCCTCCTCCACAGCCCCACCAACTACAGCCTCTAGTCCCACACCTCCCACCACTCTCTCCACCAAGCTCCCCCTTGCTCTGCCCATTCTGTCCACTGACCTCCTTTTCCCTGTTGAGACCTGCAGCGGCTCCCTATATGAGAAATTACCCCCCACACCCGATAGTCCAGGAGATGGGGATTGCACAGTGATGACCCTGCCCGAGGTACGGGGCCCACTTTACGTAGATGTACCACTGGGGCCCCTCCAGTTTCCTCCTGAAGGCCTGCTCACCCCTGAGGCATCACCTGGTAAACATCCCTGCCTCTCCTTCTTCTCTGTtgagagggagaaagagaggGCGGAAATTTCCCTCTTGGCTCAACACATCAGCTCCCTGGCTGAGGGGTTCTACATGGATCCTCTCTTGTCCAAACTCTCCCCTCCTTCGCTAtcaccctcctcctcccctccatctcccttcctgtctCCAGCTATTGAACCTGCCGATCAAGTCCAAATGCTAAGGGAGTTTTATCCCATAAAAACATGGAGAGGTCTGGACATTCCCATCTTCCTCGATGATGATGAATCTCTGTTTGAAGAGAGCATCCTAGAAACCCTTCTGCAAGACGACTTTGCTCCACCCCAGACACCAAACCTCTCTGCCCTGTCCCCTTTGAAGTCCCCTATGTCAGATCCCTCGAGCCCAACTTCTCCTCAGACCCCAGTGTGTTGGCACCAACCCTCCCAGTTTGAGGGAGTGGGCCACATCTGTAGCGTCCAATCGGCGCAAAGTAACTCCATGGCCGGATGCGGGGCGACTGTGGCTGCTGAGGCTGGGGTGAAGGTGGACGGGGAGGGGCTGGCGGAGGAAGCAATGGAGATTGAGGTGGTGTCATCTCCTGTGTCCTCTTGCTCCTCCATCCCAGCTTCCCCTCCCCTCCTCCTCACCGCCTCCCCGAGCCCCACCACCTCCATGCCCGTCGCCTTGCCCACGCCTGCCGTGTCTTGCACTCAGTCCCTCCTGGAGGAACTGGCCGTCCTGGAACCCATGTTTGGGGCAGGTGCCTCGATCGCCCCTGGCTTAGGGCAACAACCTGAGTTGTATCAACTCCAATGTCATCCATCGCCACAGTGCTTCCACAAAG atGGGAGTGGAAGTGTTCCTCCGTTCTAA
- the efemp2a gene encoding EGF-containing fibulin-like extracellular matrix protein 2a, with the protein MQRACVSVLCVCTCVSVLLHSAISQSHRETHTYTCTDGYHWDPQTEHCRDINECETIPDACKGEMKCFNHYGGYLCLPRSASFIPAPEPSINPTEAFNPCPLGYEPHGDSCVDVDECEREEHDCQPSQECINTLGAFNCQCPRGYSKVGTECIDIDECRYRYCQHRCVNVPGSFSCQCEPGFQLGGNNRSCVDVNECEMGAPCSQRCFNTYGTFMCRCDQGYELGPDGFACNDIDECRSSSYHCQFQCVNEPGKFSCVCPEGYQLVGTRMCQDINECETGEHQCTDTQTCVNIHGRYQCVDTDRCQDPYVHVSDNRCVCPHNKPACRDLPYSVVHRYMTITSERSVPSDIFLIQATNILTGSLNTFRIRSGDDNRDFYIRQTNNYSAMLVLARAVSGPREYTLDLEMLSGHPLVSQRTSSVLRLSIFVGPYTF; encoded by the exons TGCACAGATGGATATCACTGGGACCCCCAGACTGAGCACTGCAGAG ACATAAATGAGTGCGAGACCATTCCAGATGCCTGCAAAGGGGAAATGAAGTGCTTCAACCACTACGGGGGCTACCTGTGCCTTCCCCGCTCTGCATCATTCATCCCAGCTCCAGAGCCCTCCATCAACCCCACTGAGGCCTTTAACCCCTGCCCCCTGGGCTACGAGCCGCATGGAGACAGCTGCGTGG atgtCGATGAGTGTGAGCGAGAGGAACACGACTGCCAGCCCAGCCAGGAGTGCATCAACACACTGGGTGCCTTCAACTGTCAGTGCCCCCGTGGTTACAGCAAAGTTGGCACGGAGTGTATTG ACATAGATGAGTGCAGGTACAGATACTGCCAGCATCGCTGTGTCAATGTCCCCGGCTCCTTCTCCTGTCAATGCGAGCCTGGTTTCCAGCTGGGAGGAAACAACCGATCCTGCGTCg ATGTAAATGAGTGTGAGATGGGTGCACCCTGCTCTCAAAGGTGTTTCAACACGTATGGCACCTTCATGTGTCGCTGCGATCAGGGCTACGAGCTCGGGCCTGACGGCTTTGCTTGTAACG ACATCGATGAGTGCAGGTCCTCCAGTTACCACTGCCAGTTCCAGTGCGTCAACGAGCCCGGGAAGTTCTCCTGCGTGTGCCCTGAAGGATACCAGCTGGTGGGCACCAGAATGTGCCAAG ATATAAACGAATGTGAAACAGGCGAGCATCAGTGCACCGACACGCAGACGTGCGTCAACATCCACGGGCGGTACCAGTGTGTGGACACCGACCGGTGCCAAGATCCATACGTACACGTCTCTGACAA CCGCTGTGTGTGCCCACATAACAAGCCTGCCTGCAGAGATTTGCCTTACAGCGTGGTCCACCGATACATGACCATCACCTCGGAGCGCTCCGTGCCCTCCGATATATTCCTGATTCAGGCCACTAACATCCTGACAGGGTCCCTCAACACCTTCCGCATCCGATCCGGGGACGACAATAGAGACTTTTACATCAGG CAAACCAATAACTACAGCGCCATGCTGGTTCTGGCCCGAGCCGTGTCTGGACCCAGAGAGTACACGTTGGACCTGGAGATGTTGTCGGGTCACCCCCTGGTCAGCCAGCGGACCAGCTCCGTCCTCAGACTTTCTATCTTTGTTGGGCCGTACACCTTTTAA